One segment of Triticum aestivum cultivar Chinese Spring chromosome 2A, IWGSC CS RefSeq v2.1, whole genome shotgun sequence DNA contains the following:
- the LOC123188260 gene encoding uncharacterized protein: protein MAKGRNKNKAKNGAGAAAMDASEGAPAASTAAEAPQPMDTSEGKQPSSSSAALSSINRKIKKGVQPKRTKNVRKMKAVARAISKTEKSEEKVLKAKSKKSRIQSAKSLYD, encoded by the exons ATGGCCAAGGGCCGCAACAAGAACAAGGCCAAGAatggcgccggcgccgccgccatggacgcctCCGAGGGCGCGCCCGCTGCGTCCACCGCAGCAGAAGCCCCACAAC CGATGGATACGTCCGAGGGGAAGCAGCCGTCCTCTTCATCGGCTGCCCTCAGTTCGATCAACAG GAAAATAAAAAAGGGCGTGCAACCTAAAAGGACAAAAAATGTGAGGAAAATGAAAGCAGTTGCCAGGGCCATTTCTAAAACTGAGAAGTCCGAGGAGAAGGTCCTGAAAGCAAAAAGCAAGAAGTCAAGGATTCAGTCTGCCAAGTCTTTGTATGATTAA